The following proteins come from a genomic window of Micromonospora zamorensis:
- a CDS encoding GNAT family N-acetyltransferase, with the protein MTLWRIRATVDDRPGYLSVLTASLALRGVNILTVQVQPTEQGAVDDFLVDAPDALDEAGLIAAVERGRGRDCWVARSEARGLADQPTRVLGLANRLVRDPDATGAALRTLLGADSVSWRPASTGVERGITGATMLLADPAGGSFSLRRVAPAFTPAEYARAQALVELAATVVRRAAEQITLVLPDGAEVAVRPACADDLSGVVELHEGCSPRSRHRRYLGGAGLPQPARLRRLLEPSRGLTLVATATGADGEAESLVALANLLGEGDEAEVALLVRDDWQRRGLGSALLRRLAQHADRSGYAALVLHVQADNAPMLRTLRRLNRSSSAERDGTLLTLTVPLAADRKGTLSTPGS; encoded by the coding sequence ATGACGTTGTGGCGGATCAGGGCCACCGTGGACGACCGGCCGGGTTACCTGTCGGTGCTCACGGCGAGCCTCGCGTTGCGCGGGGTCAACATCCTCACCGTGCAGGTGCAGCCCACCGAGCAGGGCGCGGTGGACGATTTCCTGGTCGACGCGCCGGACGCGCTGGACGAGGCCGGGCTGATCGCCGCCGTCGAGCGGGGTCGGGGCCGGGACTGCTGGGTGGCGCGCAGCGAGGCGCGCGGCCTGGCCGACCAGCCGACCCGGGTGCTCGGGCTGGCCAACCGGCTGGTGCGTGACCCGGACGCGACGGGCGCGGCGCTGCGCACCCTGCTCGGTGCCGACTCGGTCAGCTGGCGACCCGCGTCGACCGGCGTCGAACGGGGGATCACCGGCGCCACCATGCTGCTGGCCGACCCGGCGGGCGGTTCGTTCTCGCTGCGCCGGGTCGCGCCCGCCTTCACCCCGGCGGAGTACGCCCGGGCGCAGGCCCTGGTCGAGCTGGCCGCCACGGTGGTCCGTCGGGCGGCCGAGCAGATCACCCTGGTGCTGCCCGACGGTGCCGAGGTTGCCGTGCGGCCCGCCTGCGCGGACGATCTGTCCGGTGTCGTGGAGCTGCACGAGGGGTGCTCGCCGCGCAGCCGGCACCGGCGTTACCTGGGCGGGGCGGGGTTGCCGCAGCCGGCCCGGCTGCGTCGGCTGCTGGAGCCGAGCCGAGGGCTGACCCTGGTGGCCACGGCCACCGGCGCCGACGGCGAGGCGGAGTCGCTGGTCGCCCTGGCGAACCTGCTCGGCGAGGGTGACGAGGCCGAGGTGGCGCTGCTGGTGCGCGACGACTGGCAGCGGCGGGGGCTCGGCTCAGCGCTGCTGCGCCGGCTGGCCCAGCATGCCGACCGATCCGGGTACGCGGCGCTGGTGCTGCACGTCCAGGCCGACAACGCCCCGATGTTGCGGACGCTGCGCCGGCTGAACCGGTCCAGCTCGGCGGAGCGCGACGGCACCCTGCTCACCCTCACCGTCCCGCTCGCCGCGGACCGGAAGGGCACCCTCTCGACGCCTGGTTCGTAG